The Hymenobacter oligotrophus genome has a window encoding:
- a CDS encoding GNAT family N-acetyltransferase, translated as MHIEHQPEDQTFYATSHGYEGELSYSRPEAGVVDFAHTYVDEELRGKGVAERLAEQALDWAASEKLRVRTSCPYMAKFVQKNHDKYQQLLA; from the coding sequence ATGCACATCGAACACCAACCCGAAGACCAGACGTTTTACGCCACCTCGCACGGCTACGAAGGCGAGCTTTCGTACAGCCGGCCGGAAGCCGGCGTTGTCGATTTCGCACACACCTACGTCGACGAAGAGCTGCGCGGCAAGGGCGTGGCCGAGCGCCTGGCCGAACAAGCCCTCGACTGGGCCGCCAGCGAAAAGCTGCGCGTGCGCACCTCGTGCCCGTACATGGCCAAATTTGTGCAGAAAAACCACGACAAGTACCAGCAGCTGCTGGCCTAG